The DNA window GGGCGATCGCGTGATCGTCGCCAACACCATGGACGAGGTCGTTGAACTGGCGATCCGCTACCAGCAAACCAAACACGCCTTGCCCGCCCCGCATTTTGGCGTCGACGCCCGCCGAAGTCCGCTGGGCGGACGCGGGCACGACGCTTTTTCGTCACGAGAGTAAACCATGGACATTTCCAGTGTGGTCGGCCTGGTGCTCGCCTTTGGGCTGATCCTGGCCTCCATCATGATGGGCTCCGCGCCGTTTTCGGCGTTTATTGATATTCCTTCGGGTCTGGTCGTTATCGGCGGCGCTATCGCCGCCACGATGATGTGCTTCCCGTTGAAAATCATGCTGGGTTCGCCCATGGCTATGATGAAGGTGTTCCTCAACAAGCCGCAAAACCCGGGCAGCCTGATTGAAACCCTGGTCAGCCTGGCCGAAACGGCTCGTCGCGACGGCCTGCTCGCGCTGGAAGGCCGCGTCGAAGAGATCGACAACACGTTTATCAAAATGGGCGTGCAGATGGCGGTCGACGGCACCCAGCCCGACGTGATCGAAGCGATCATGCGGACCGAAATGGAGTCGATCAACGGCCGCCACAAAGATAACAAAGCAGTCCTCGATCAGCTGGGACGGTTTGCTCCGGCTTACGGCATGATCGGGACCCTGATGGGGCTGATTATGATGCTCAGCGACATGTCGGATCCGTCCGGTATTGGCGCCGGTATGGCGGTCGCTCTGATCACCACGTTGTACGGGGCCATTGTGTCGAACGTTATGTTCATGCCGTGGGCCGAGAAACTCAATATTCTCAACAAGCAGGAACTCACCAGCCTGGAGATTGTGATCCGCGGCATTTTGTCGATCCAGTCCGGCGAGAACCCGCGCGTGATCCAGCAGAAGCTGGAAACCTTCCTCCCGCCCAAAGCCCGGGCAAGTAAAGAAGGAGCCTGATCCCATGGACGACGGCGACGATGTAATGGGGATTCCCGAATGGGTCGTTACCTTTGGCGATATGATGTCGCTGCTGCTAACGTTCTTTATCATGCTGGTCTCCCTCAGCGAAATCAAACAGGAAGACAAATACCAGGCCATGCTGGCCTCGCTGCATGCGCAGTTTGGCTACGCCAGCTCCATGGACAGCGTGCTGCCGGGCGACGCCAAACCGCGCAACTCGCCGGTTGAAAAAATCAAGTCGATGGGCCGCGCCAATCGGAAAGACACCATGAACGGCGGCGACAAAGTCAAAGCGCCCGTCGGCGATAATCCCCGCGTGCAGATGGTTCGCCAGGGGGACGAAACGGGGATCGGCGCCGTGGTGTTCTTCAGCCTGGGCTCCACCGTGCTGACCCAACCGGGCGAGCAGTCCCTCACGCTGTTGACCCCGGAGATTGCCGGCAAGCCGCAGCATGTGGAGATCCGCGGCCACGTGTCCCGCCGTCCGCTGCCCCCCGATGCGGCGCCGGTCAGCCCCTGGGACCTGGCGTATGAACGGGCCAAAACAGTCATGCGGTATCTGGTCGATGAGGAACAAATCGACCGGGAACGCATTCGCATCTCGGTGGCCGGACCGAACGAGCCGCTGAAAATCGTCAGCGGATCGTCGGAAGATCTGACCAACGACCGGGTCGAAGTGTACCTGCTTGACTCGCTCGTCAGCGAAACCCAGGGCGATCCCGATCAACGCGATAGCCGCTTCGTCGATTAAACCTCGACCCGCCAATGTTCCCGCGCAATCGCAGCCACAGTCGTAGAAACAGCAACAGTCGTAGCAGGCCAGGAGTAACCAGGCATGGCAGATTCCGAAGAAGCAAAAAACAGCGGCCCCAAAGGCGGATCGATGATGCTGAAACTGGGGCTCGGCGGCCTGGTGGTCGCCGTGATCCTGGCGGAATGCTGCGTGGCGTACCTGTTCCTGCCGTCGGAGGCCGAGGTCCAGGCCATGGCGGTGGCCAAGGTGGAAGCTGAGGAAGAAAAGGAAGCCGAGGCAGTTGAGGCGGCCGAGGTCGACCTGGGAATGTTCAATGTCTCCGTGTCGCAGCCCAACTCATCTGCCACCCTGCGCATTGACTTTCATTTGTACGGAACGGTGCTCAGTTCCGAAAAAATCGAGCTGGATACGCAATACACGGAAAAACTGCATCGTTTCCGCGATCTGGTGATCACTGAAGTGCTGACAGCCGACCGCGACGACCTGGTCCACTCCAGGTTGGGCTTGATTAAAAGACGAATATT is part of the Lignipirellula cremea genome and encodes:
- a CDS encoding flagellar FlbD family protein, whose amino-acid sequence is MIVLTRLDGERFVLNADLIRYIESRPDTFITLTSGDRVIVANTMDEVVELAIRYQQTKHALPAPHFGVDARRSPLGGRGHDAFSSRE
- a CDS encoding motility protein A; translated protein: MDISSVVGLVLAFGLILASIMMGSAPFSAFIDIPSGLVVIGGAIAATMMCFPLKIMLGSPMAMMKVFLNKPQNPGSLIETLVSLAETARRDGLLALEGRVEEIDNTFIKMGVQMAVDGTQPDVIEAIMRTEMESINGRHKDNKAVLDQLGRFAPAYGMIGTLMGLIMMLSDMSDPSGIGAGMAVALITTLYGAIVSNVMFMPWAEKLNILNKQELTSLEIVIRGILSIQSGENPRVIQQKLETFLPPKARASKEGA
- a CDS encoding OmpA/MotB family protein, with translation MDDGDDVMGIPEWVVTFGDMMSLLLTFFIMLVSLSEIKQEDKYQAMLASLHAQFGYASSMDSVLPGDAKPRNSPVEKIKSMGRANRKDTMNGGDKVKAPVGDNPRVQMVRQGDETGIGAVVFFSLGSTVLTQPGEQSLTLLTPEIAGKPQHVEIRGHVSRRPLPPDAAPVSPWDLAYERAKTVMRYLVDEEQIDRERIRISVAGPNEPLKIVSGSSEDLTNDRVEVYLLDSLVSETQGDPDQRDSRFVD